The following proteins are encoded in a genomic region of Longimicrobium sp.:
- a CDS encoding response regulator, whose protein sequence is MTTASAEPVMRRVLVADDEPHIGRIIQMKLEQGPYQVTLVSDGREALEVLKSDEPIDVVLLDIMMPYVTGLEVLAEARALKHRRKTPVIILTAKGQDADRHQALELGATDFFTKPFSPKKLLARVDELFGGGEPSGED, encoded by the coding sequence TGGTGGCCGACGACGAGCCCCACATCGGCCGCATCATCCAGATGAAGCTGGAGCAGGGCCCCTACCAGGTGACGCTCGTCTCCGACGGCCGCGAGGCGCTGGAGGTGCTGAAGTCGGACGAGCCGATCGACGTGGTGCTGCTGGACATCATGATGCCCTACGTCACCGGGCTGGAGGTGCTGGCCGAGGCGCGCGCGCTGAAGCACCGCCGCAAGACGCCGGTCATCATCCTGACGGCCAAGGGGCAGGACGCGGACCGGCACCAGGCGCTGGAGCTGGGCGCGACGGACTTCTTCACCAAGCCGTTCTCGCCCAAGAAGCTGCTGGCGCGGGTGGACGAGCTGTTCGGCGGCGGCGAGCCGTCCGGCGAAGACTGA
- a CDS encoding sugar phosphate nucleotidyltransferase codes for MSDTDGAPAPSPHLWTVILAGGVGSRFWPVSTPARPKQLLPLASAQPLIRDTVDRILPLVPAERLRILTGAHLAGPLLGALPELGEQNLLLEPRAAGTAPVLAWAAAEVERRDPDAVMVSLHADHVIAPPEKFRELIARAAELAVAHRRLFTIGAVPTRPETGYGYVRLGDPLAGTDVDPLGDPGYGVARFVEKPDAATAAGYLASGEYLWNTGLFVWRAADLLDEMERVSPEFSELVAVVRAGDTDAFFARAPTLSIDHAVLERSDRVGVVRATFDWDDVGAWDAVRRTRPADEAGNVVLGPAYAVESRGLTLYADDGPVVAFGVEDLLIVRTGGVTFVAHRDRTPELKEMLAQLPEELRNL; via the coding sequence GTGAGCGACACCGACGGCGCCCCGGCCCCGAGCCCACACCTCTGGACGGTGATCCTTGCCGGCGGTGTGGGTTCGCGTTTCTGGCCGGTGAGCACCCCCGCACGCCCCAAGCAGCTGCTGCCGCTGGCATCGGCGCAGCCGCTGATCCGCGACACCGTGGACCGCATCCTTCCGCTGGTGCCCGCGGAGCGGCTGCGCATCCTGACCGGCGCGCACCTGGCCGGCCCGCTGCTCGGCGCCCTTCCCGAGCTGGGCGAGCAGAATCTCCTCCTGGAGCCGCGCGCCGCAGGCACTGCCCCCGTCCTCGCCTGGGCCGCCGCCGAGGTGGAGCGCCGTGACCCGGACGCGGTCATGGTGTCGCTGCACGCGGACCACGTGATCGCGCCGCCGGAGAAGTTCCGCGAGCTGATCGCGCGCGCCGCCGAGCTGGCCGTTGCGCACCGCCGCCTCTTCACCATCGGCGCCGTCCCCACGCGCCCGGAGACGGGGTACGGCTACGTGCGCCTGGGCGATCCCCTCGCCGGCACCGACGTGGATCCGCTTGGCGACCCCGGCTACGGCGTTGCGCGCTTCGTGGAGAAGCCGGACGCCGCCACCGCCGCGGGCTACCTGGCCTCGGGCGAGTACCTGTGGAACACGGGCCTCTTCGTCTGGCGCGCCGCCGACCTGCTGGACGAGATGGAGCGCGTCTCCCCCGAGTTCTCCGAGCTGGTCGCCGTGGTGCGCGCCGGCGACACGGACGCCTTCTTCGCCCGCGCCCCCACCCTCTCCATCGACCACGCGGTCCTCGAGCGCTCCGACCGCGTCGGCGTGGTGCGCGCCACCTTCGACTGGGACGACGTGGGCGCCTGGGATGCCGTCCGGCGCACCCGCCCCGCCGACGAGGCGGGGAACGTGGTGCTGGGCCCGGCCTACGCCGTCGAGTCGCGCGGCCTCACGCTCTATGCCGACGACGGTCCGGTGGTTGCGTTCGGCGTGGAGGACCTGCTGATCGTGCGCACGGGCGGCGTCACCTTCGTCGCCCACCGCGACCGC